A genomic window from Algoriphagus sp. Y33 includes:
- the ruvB gene encoding Holliday junction branch migration DNA helicase RuvB, with protein sequence MREDYLSGEDENLSPKDKDFEKALRPLSFEDFTGQFKIVENLRVFVLAAKNRNEPLDHVLLHGPPGLGKTTLSHIIANELHAGIKITSGPVLDKPSDLAGLLTNLEEGDVLFIDEIHRLNPIVEEYLYSAMEDFRIDIMLDSGPNARSVQISLSPFTLIGATTRSGLLTSPLRARFGINSRLEYYDAKLLTDIVTRSAGILQTPIDEIAAYEIARRSRGTPRIANMLLRRTRDFAEVKGDGTITLEISKIALDALDVDVNGLDEMDNRILLTIIEKFKGGPVGLSTIATACGEEAETIEEVYEPFLIQEGYLKRTARGRMATELAYTHLKIKPAQGMGGLFEGM encoded by the coding sequence ATGAGAGAAGATTATTTAAGTGGGGAAGATGAAAATCTAAGCCCAAAGGACAAGGATTTTGAAAAAGCTTTACGGCCTTTAAGCTTTGAGGATTTCACAGGCCAGTTTAAAATCGTAGAGAATTTACGGGTATTTGTGCTCGCTGCAAAAAACAGAAATGAGCCTTTGGATCACGTGCTTCTACACGGCCCCCCAGGCTTGGGCAAAACCACACTAAGCCACATCATCGCAAATGAACTGCATGCCGGCATCAAAATCACCTCTGGACCTGTACTGGACAAACCTTCTGATCTGGCAGGCTTGCTGACCAATCTGGAAGAAGGTGATGTACTCTTTATAGATGAGATCCACAGACTGAATCCTATCGTAGAAGAGTATTTGTATTCGGCAATGGAGGATTTCAGGATTGATATCATGCTGGATTCTGGTCCAAACGCCCGCTCCGTTCAGATTTCCCTGAGTCCGTTTACTTTGATAGGCGCTACCACTCGCTCAGGTTTGTTGACTTCTCCGCTCCGTGCGAGATTCGGTATCAATTCCAGACTGGAATACTACGATGCGAAGCTACTGACCGATATCGTTACGCGCTCCGCAGGTATTTTGCAAACTCCTATAGACGAAATCGCTGCATACGAAATCGCAAGAAGAAGCAGGGGTACACCCAGAATAGCTAATATGCTACTTCGGAGAACCCGAGACTTTGCAGAAGTAAAAGGAGATGGAACAATTACGCTGGAAATCTCAAAAATCGCCTTGGATGCGCTGGATGTAGATGTAAATGGATTGGATGAAATGGATAACCGGATCCTGCTGACCATTATAGAAAAATTCAAAGGAGGACCGGTAGGTCTTAGTACCATAGCCACAGCTTGTGGGGAGGAAGCAGAAACTATAGAGGAAGTATATGAACCCTTTTTAATCCAAGAAGGGTATTTGAAGCGAACTGCCCGTGGCCGTATGGCTACTGAATTAGCATATACCCATTTGAAAATAAAGCCTGCTCAGGGAATGGGAGGGTTGTTTGAGGGGATGTGA
- a CDS encoding response regulator transcription factor, which produces MSIKIAIAEDNSFLLRAILEKLSFFDELEVKYSAYNGLELMEKLEKDSNVHLILMDIEMPKMNGIETVAQLSQRYPQIKTIMLTVFDDDEYIFKAIQSGANGYFLKEVDAKTLHQGILDTMEGGAAMTPSVAMKALKLLRNPPNFSEPAENIKLTRREIEILEQTSKGLNYNQIGENLFISPKTVRKHTENIYRKLRVHSKLEAVQKALKNRIIGG; this is translated from the coding sequence ATGTCAATAAAAATAGCAATTGCCGAAGACAACAGTTTTTTACTCAGGGCCATCTTGGAAAAGCTTTCTTTTTTTGATGAGCTGGAGGTGAAGTACTCCGCCTATAATGGGTTGGAACTCATGGAGAAGTTGGAAAAAGATTCTAATGTTCACCTGATCTTGATGGACATAGAAATGCCCAAAATGAATGGGATAGAGACGGTAGCTCAGCTTTCGCAGCGGTATCCACAGATCAAGACTATCATGCTTACGGTATTTGATGACGACGAGTATATTTTCAAGGCCATTCAATCCGGTGCCAATGGCTATTTTCTGAAAGAGGTAGATGCAAAAACCCTTCATCAAGGGATATTGGATACGATGGAGGGCGGTGCTGCAATGACTCCATCAGTTGCGATGAAAGCGCTTAAGCTACTTCGTAACCCGCCTAATTTCTCCGAACCTGCGGAAAATATAAAGCTGACAAGAAGGGAAATCGAGATTTTGGAGCAGACATCAAAAGGACTGAATTATAATCAGATCGGGGAAAATTTATTTATTTCTCCTAAAACCGTTCGGAAACACACTGAGAATATCTACCGAAAATTACGGGTTCACAGCAAGTTGGAAGCCGTACAAAAGGCTTTGAAAAACAGGATTATTGGAGGGTGA
- a CDS encoding FAD:protein FMN transferase → MRQNARKNIIYSIVLLTAIMLVYSWRNRDKTETAVTEDSAPVAGKMTLSGKTMGTTYNITYLDEENRDLQASIDSLLGVFNQSLSTYIPDSELSRFNLNDTLDFDLPYLLPILETSKKIYGNTNGAFDPTVGSLVNVWGFGPGGPELKDSVDIRNLLATVGFSKIEFDQRQLRKKVPGVYLDFSAIAKGYGSDVIADFLKNRGIGNHLVEIGGELVANGVNEKGELWKVGVNRPVESANASDLISIIALQDRAMATSGNYRNFYMRDSVRISHTINPATGYPVDHTLLSATVLADNCMTADAYATAMMVMGKDEAIILDEKLEEIEVFLIYDDGMGGFKTFASENLKPFLSFPQ, encoded by the coding sequence ATGCGCCAAAACGCCCGGAAAAATATTATATATTCTATTGTACTTCTTACTGCCATCATGCTGGTGTACTCATGGCGGAACCGTGATAAGACAGAGACAGCTGTGACGGAAGATTCCGCTCCTGTGGCCGGAAAAATGACTCTTTCCGGCAAAACGATGGGCACCACATACAATATCACCTACCTGGACGAGGAAAACCGCGACCTTCAAGCTTCCATCGATTCTCTTTTGGGGGTCTTCAACCAAAGTTTGTCTACCTACATTCCAGACTCCGAATTAAGCCGATTTAATCTTAACGACACGCTGGACTTTGACTTGCCTTACTTGTTACCGATACTGGAAACTTCTAAAAAGATTTATGGTAATACCAATGGAGCTTTCGATCCTACAGTAGGTTCCTTGGTGAATGTTTGGGGGTTTGGTCCAGGCGGACCGGAACTTAAGGACAGTGTGGATATCAGAAACTTACTGGCTACAGTCGGCTTTTCCAAAATTGAGTTTGATCAGCGGCAGCTCCGTAAAAAAGTGCCTGGCGTTTACCTGGATTTCTCAGCCATTGCCAAAGGCTACGGTTCTGATGTGATCGCTGACTTCTTGAAAAATAGGGGAATAGGAAATCATTTGGTTGAAATAGGTGGAGAGCTTGTGGCAAATGGAGTGAATGAAAAAGGGGAACTATGGAAGGTTGGAGTAAACCGACCTGTGGAATCTGCAAATGCATCCGACCTGATCAGTATAATTGCTTTACAGGATCGGGCGATGGCAACATCAGGAAATTACCGCAATTTTTATATGCGTGACTCGGTAAGAATTTCCCATACAATCAATCCTGCCACGGGATATCCTGTAGATCATACATTACTTTCTGCTACGGTATTGGCTGATAATTGTATGACGGCAGATGCTTACGCCACAGCCATGATGGTGATGGGAAAAGATGAGGCAATCATCTTGGATGAAAAACTGGAGGAAATTGAAGTCTTTCTAATCTATGACGATGGAATGGGTGGATTTAAGACGTTTGCAAGCGAAAACCTGAAGCCATTTTTATCCTTTCCGCAGTAG